DNA sequence from the Malus sylvestris chromosome 10, drMalSylv7.2, whole genome shotgun sequence genome:
GTTCCACTTCTTCCTCCCAATGCCTCCACTTCATTGCAGCTTTATCGTCATCATGAGCTTTCATCAGCATGTCCCGCTCTGCCATAAATTCTTCCATCTCTTTTTCTTGAGACTTGATGAAGTTCTCAATTTCCTCTGACCTACAGTCATAAGGAGTATGgaagaaatataaatcaaacaaaaccaGAAGCACCACATGGGTAAAAGTATTGATCCTCTACTGGAGGCCTAACTTTCTTTGGTCTACGCATATTCTTTAtcacaaattacttgtatttttGTTCCTCTGTATCTGAAGGGTTGAGATATGAGTGCTTCACCTTGTCACGTTCCTCCTACTGCAGCCTCTCAAAATTTTATTCCTTTGCATCCCTTGATTCATGAATTATCTTGATTTGGTCTTTGAAGAATTGTTCTTGCAGATACTCTTACA
Encoded proteins:
- the LOC126584615 gene encoding protein SUPPRESSOR OF GENE SILENCING 3-like is translated as MNQGMQRNKILRGCSRRNVTRSEEIENFIKSQEKEMEEFMAERDMLMKAHDDDKAAMKWRHWEEEVELEKDFDAKLTQLMEKYSPHLPEEISN